A single Candidatus Tectomicrobia bacterium DNA region contains:
- a CDS encoding tetratricopeptide repeat protein, with product MKPRLWIAWALALALVLPTAAFPDADPKPMAPIGSPYDRGRQAVSEGQWETAVGLFQEAVQENPRDHAAYNMLGYALRKTEKPQEALEAYNRALALKPDYAPALEYRAEAYLMLKNRQAAMTDYQALVKLNSPLAQDLKQKIDSAPAN from the coding sequence ATGAAACCCCGCTTGTGGATCGCCTGGGCCCTCGCCCTGGCGCTCGTTCTCCCGACGGCCGCCTTTCCGGACGCCGACCCGAAGCCGATGGCGCCGATCGGTTCGCCCTATGACCGGGGGCGCCAGGCGGTGAGCGAGGGCCAGTGGGAGACGGCGGTGGGCCTGTTCCAAGAGGCCGTCCAGGAGAACCCCCGGGATCACGCCGCCTACAACATGCTCGGCTACGCGCTGCGCAAGACCGAAAAGCCCCAGGAGGCGCTCGAGGCATACAACCGCGCTCTCGCCCTCAAGCCGGACTACGCCCCCGCGCTCGAGTACCGGGCGGAGGCTTATCTCATGCTGAAGAACCGGCAGGCCGCGATGACGGACTACCAGGCGCTGGTGAAGCTGAACTCCCCCCTGGCGCAGGACCTCAAGCAGAAGATCGACAGCGCCCCCGCGAATTGA
- a CDS encoding F0F1 ATP synthase subunit epsilon, with protein sequence MADGTLRLEIVTPHRRLISAEADEVTAPGFHGEFGVLPGHTPYLVQLGVGILSYRSGSARYFLSIIGGYAEVGPDRVTILTEVAERAEDINTQRARAALHRAEERMMGRSQDSIDFERAELALKRAVTRLGVARQSGMA encoded by the coding sequence ATGGCCGACGGGACGCTGCGCCTGGAGATCGTGACCCCTCACCGCCGGCTGATTTCGGCCGAGGCGGACGAGGTGACCGCGCCCGGGTTCCATGGCGAGTTCGGGGTGCTGCCCGGCCACACGCCCTATCTCGTCCAGCTGGGCGTCGGCATCCTCTCCTACCGGTCGGGGAGCGCCCGGTACTTCCTCTCCATCATCGGGGGATACGCCGAGGTCGGTCCGGACCGGGTGACCATCCTCACCGAGGTCGCAGAGCGCGCCGAGGACATCAACACCCAGCGCGCCCGGGCGGCGCTCCACCGGGCCGAGGAGCGGATGATGGGCCGCAGCCAGGACTCCATCGATTTCGAGCGGGCCGAGCTCGCCCTCAAGCGCGCCGTCACCCGGCTCGGGGTGGCGCGCCAGAGCGGGATGGCCTGA